In a genomic window of Streptomyces sp. NBC_01142:
- a CDS encoding sigma-70 family RNA polymerase sigma factor, with protein MATATATTDERAMAQLQREHGPALLSFLVNLTYGDQQRAEDLLQETLVRAWLHPEAFDAPYESMRPWLFTVGRRLAIDARRSRMARPTEIGDGVLASTPDPADVTESAVAALDVRAAVESLSPEHRAVLVQIYFCGLSVSEAAEALGIPPGTVKSRSYYGLRALARCLPGYSRPRRPRSSR; from the coding sequence ATGGCGACGGCGACCGCGACGACCGACGAGCGGGCCATGGCGCAGCTGCAGCGTGAGCACGGTCCGGCGCTGCTGAGCTTTCTGGTCAATCTGACGTACGGGGATCAGCAGCGGGCCGAGGATCTGCTGCAGGAGACGCTGGTACGCGCCTGGCTGCATCCCGAGGCGTTCGACGCCCCGTACGAGTCGATGCGGCCGTGGCTCTTCACGGTCGGGCGCCGCCTCGCGATCGACGCACGCCGCTCCCGGATGGCCCGGCCCACCGAGATCGGTGACGGCGTTCTGGCCAGCACTCCGGACCCGGCGGACGTCACGGAGAGCGCGGTCGCCGCGCTGGATGTCCGGGCGGCCGTGGAGTCGCTGAGCCCCGAGCATCGCGCGGTGCTGGTGCAGATCTACTTCTGCGGCCTGAGTGTGAGTGAGGCCGCGGAGGCGCTCGGCATACCTCCGGGCACGGTCAAGTCGCGTTCGTACTACGGGCTGCGCGCGCTCGCCCGCTGCCTTCCGGGGTACAGCAGGCCCCGGCGTCCCCGGTCCAGCCGCTGA
- a CDS encoding universal stress protein, translating into MTAQRPHQFERGTDGPKVIVVGVDGSDSSLRAAAYASGLARRQNARLAIVYVQPVMPAGAALGVPVAATTGEIAEELVAEIRSAAERVKGIWDVRWEFHTVHGDPYGGLVTAADDLKADAVVVGASESAGHRFIGSVAVRLVRAGRWPVTVVP; encoded by the coding sequence GTGACCGCGCAGCGACCTCACCAGTTCGAACGCGGGACAGACGGCCCGAAGGTGATCGTGGTGGGCGTGGACGGATCCGACTCCTCACTGCGTGCCGCGGCGTACGCAAGCGGCCTCGCCCGGCGCCAGAACGCCCGCCTCGCCATCGTGTACGTCCAGCCGGTGATGCCGGCGGGCGCGGCGCTCGGGGTGCCCGTCGCGGCTACGACCGGGGAGATCGCCGAGGAGCTGGTGGCCGAGATCCGCTCCGCCGCCGAGCGGGTGAAGGGGATCTGGGACGTCCGCTGGGAGTTCCACACCGTGCACGGCGACCCGTACGGCGGGCTGGTCACCGCGGCCGACGATCTGAAGGCGGACGCCGTGGTGGTGGGGGCTTCGGAGTCGGCGGGCCACCGGTTCATCGGTTCGGTGGCGGTCCGGCTGGTGAGGGCCGGGCGCTGGCCGGTGACCGTCGTTCCGTAG
- the lysX gene encoding bifunctional lysylphosphatidylglycerol synthetase/lysine--tRNA ligase LysX, producing the protein MSVTVEEPTPARGSVLSRVPGAFAMFFAALGVFCVVISLIPPLRQLLRPVALFLDRVTVPVSANLAYAVFLLLLAAAIGARKKAAWWLVVTYMALLLIADVLVVAIDHDWTWIPNLVLCLIALVVLVMARGEFYAETRRGALLRALLVLVLGLAAGVLAGWGLVELFPGTLPQDQRLLWASNRVLGGLVSGDQFDGSPPRILFFVLGLFGALALLGAAHTLFRSQRMEAALHGDEEPRIRALLGAYGSQDSLGYFATRRDKAVVFSPSGKGAVTYRVEAGVCLASGDPVGERAAWTPAIEAWLDVAKRYAWAPAVMGASEEGAKVYARSGLGAIQLGDEAILQVARFDLDGRDMRVTRQAVNRVRRTGATTEIRRHSALTDEEMQQIVSKADAWRDTETERGFSMALDRLGDPADGDCLLVEAFDGDGNLIALLSFVPWGRDGVSLDLMRRDRTAPNGVMEFMVAELCAHAAKLGVRRISLNFAVFRSAFEEGARIGAGPVLRMWRKLLLFFSRWWQLEALYRSNVKYQPEWYPRFLCFGDAGSLARVGLASGIAEGFVSVPSLRKLWGKGRGRPRGVVSPVTTEGLPSIDSLGLVGPGAPAEAGEQRLPEQVRIRHRKLERLRAVGIDPYPVGVAGRTRTVGEIRTACPAPVPGTRSGEHVTVAGRVMVVRDFGGVVFAVLRDWSGDLQLAFTRDGSGHDVLNRFTSDVDFGDHITATGEIGVTDKGELSVFVTGWQLTGKCLRPLPDKRGGLADPEARVRRRYLDLVASPGARDVVRHRSTAVQALRQGLLERGYLEVETPMLQQIHGGANARPFTTHINAYDLDLYLRIAPELYLKRLCVGGMEKVFEMGRTFRNEGVSYKHNPEFTMLEAYQAFADYDVMLDLTRELIQGAATAAFGSPVAHKAGPDGKFVEHDISGPWPVKTLYGAVSEALGEEVDADTDEDVLRRLCDRAGVPHVPDDTRGDVVLEMYERLVEERTKMPTFYKDFPTDVSPLTRQHRHDPRLAERWDLVAFGTELGTAYSELTDPVEQRRRLTAQSLLAAGGDPEAMELDEDFLDALEYAMPPTGGLGIGVDRLVMFLTGLTIRETLPFPLVRRN; encoded by the coding sequence ATGAGTGTCACCGTGGAGGAGCCCACTCCCGCCCGTGGCAGCGTGCTGAGCAGGGTGCCGGGTGCGTTCGCGATGTTCTTCGCCGCGCTCGGCGTGTTCTGCGTCGTCATCTCGCTCATCCCCCCGCTGCGGCAGCTGCTGCGCCCGGTCGCACTCTTCCTGGACCGAGTCACCGTCCCGGTCAGCGCGAACCTCGCCTACGCCGTCTTCCTGCTGCTGCTCGCCGCCGCCATCGGCGCCCGCAAGAAGGCGGCGTGGTGGCTCGTCGTCACCTATATGGCGCTGCTGCTGATCGCGGACGTACTGGTGGTGGCCATCGACCACGACTGGACCTGGATCCCCAATCTGGTCCTGTGCCTGATCGCCCTGGTGGTGCTGGTCATGGCGCGCGGGGAGTTCTACGCCGAGACCCGGCGGGGCGCGCTGCTCCGCGCGCTCCTCGTCCTGGTCCTCGGACTCGCCGCCGGCGTACTGGCCGGCTGGGGTCTGGTCGAGCTCTTCCCCGGCACGCTGCCCCAGGACCAACGGCTGCTGTGGGCCTCCAACCGGGTACTGGGCGGGCTGGTCTCCGGCGACCAGTTCGACGGAAGCCCGCCCCGCATCCTCTTCTTCGTCCTCGGTCTGTTCGGCGCGCTCGCCCTGCTCGGCGCGGCCCACACGCTCTTCCGGTCACAGCGAATGGAAGCCGCCCTGCACGGCGACGAGGAGCCCCGCATCCGTGCCCTTCTCGGCGCGTACGGCTCCCAGGACTCGCTCGGCTACTTCGCCACCCGCCGTGACAAGGCCGTCGTCTTCTCGCCCAGCGGCAAGGGCGCCGTCACCTACCGGGTCGAGGCCGGGGTCTGCCTGGCCAGCGGTGACCCGGTCGGCGAGCGCGCGGCATGGACCCCCGCCATCGAGGCCTGGCTGGACGTCGCCAAGCGCTATGCCTGGGCCCCCGCCGTCATGGGCGCCTCCGAGGAGGGTGCCAAGGTCTACGCCCGCTCCGGTCTCGGTGCCATCCAGCTCGGCGACGAGGCGATCCTCCAGGTTGCCCGCTTCGACCTGGACGGCCGCGACATGCGGGTCACCCGGCAGGCCGTGAACCGGGTCAGACGGACCGGGGCCACCACCGAGATCCGCCGTCACTCCGCCCTGACCGACGAGGAGATGCAGCAAATCGTCTCCAAGGCCGACGCCTGGCGGGACACCGAGACCGAACGAGGCTTCTCCATGGCGCTCGACCGGCTCGGGGACCCGGCCGACGGCGACTGCCTGCTCGTCGAGGCTTTCGACGGGGACGGCAATCTGATCGCACTGCTCTCCTTCGTGCCCTGGGGGCGGGACGGCGTCTCGCTCGACCTGATGCGCCGTGACCGCACCGCCCCCAACGGGGTCATGGAGTTCATGGTCGCCGAACTCTGCGCGCACGCCGCGAAACTCGGTGTCCGCCGGATCTCCCTCAACTTCGCCGTCTTCCGCTCGGCCTTCGAGGAAGGCGCCCGCATCGGCGCGGGCCCGGTGCTGCGGATGTGGCGCAAGCTGCTGCTCTTCTTCTCCAGGTGGTGGCAGCTCGAGGCGTTGTACCGGTCCAACGTCAAGTACCAGCCCGAGTGGTATCCGCGCTTCCTCTGCTTCGGCGACGCCGGCTCCCTCGCCCGTGTCGGCCTCGCCTCCGGGATCGCCGAGGGGTTCGTCTCCGTACCGAGCCTGCGCAAGCTCTGGGGGAAGGGCAGAGGCCGGCCGCGCGGTGTCGTCAGCCCCGTCACCACCGAAGGGCTGCCGTCCATCGACTCGCTCGGCCTGGTGGGTCCCGGCGCGCCCGCGGAGGCGGGGGAGCAGCGGCTGCCCGAGCAGGTGCGCATCCGCCACCGCAAGCTGGAGCGGCTGCGCGCGGTCGGCATCGACCCGTACCCCGTCGGTGTCGCCGGGCGCACCCGCACTGTCGGCGAGATCCGTACCGCGTGTCCCGCGCCCGTCCCCGGCACCCGCAGCGGCGAACACGTCACCGTCGCGGGGCGCGTGATGGTCGTCCGCGACTTCGGCGGCGTCGTCTTCGCCGTGCTGCGGGACTGGTCGGGCGACCTCCAGCTCGCCTTCACCCGCGACGGTTCGGGCCATGACGTGCTCAACCGTTTCACTTCCGACGTCGACTTCGGCGACCACATCACCGCCACCGGCGAGATCGGCGTCACAGACAAGGGTGAGCTCTCGGTCTTCGTCACCGGCTGGCAGCTGACCGGCAAGTGCCTGCGCCCGCTGCCCGACAAGCGAGGCGGACTCGCCGACCCCGAGGCCCGGGTCCGCCGCCGCTATCTGGACCTGGTCGCCAGCCCCGGTGCCCGTGATGTCGTACGCCACCGTTCCACCGCCGTCCAGGCGTTGCGTCAGGGCCTGCTGGAGCGCGGCTATCTGGAGGTCGAGACGCCGATGCTGCAGCAGATCCACGGCGGCGCCAACGCCCGCCCCTTCACCACCCACATCAACGCCTACGACCTCGACCTGTATCTGCGCATCGCCCCCGAGCTGTATCTGAAGAGGCTGTGCGTGGGTGGCATGGAGAAGGTCTTCGAGATGGGCCGCACCTTCCGCAACGAGGGCGTCTCGTACAAGCACAACCCCGAGTTCACGATGCTGGAGGCATACCAGGCCTTCGCCGACTACGACGTGATGCTCGATCTGACCCGTGAGCTGATCCAGGGTGCGGCGACCGCCGCCTTCGGCTCCCCGGTCGCCCACAAGGCGGGGCCGGACGGCAAGTTCGTCGAGCACGACATCTCGGGCCCCTGGCCGGTCAAGACACTGTACGGCGCGGTGTCGGAGGCGCTCGGTGAGGAGGTCGACGCCGACACCGACGAGGATGTCCTCAGAAGGCTCTGCGACCGGGCGGGCGTCCCGCACGTCCCCGACGACACCCGCGGCGATGTGGTGCTCGAGATGTATGAGCGCCTCGTCGAGGAGCGCACCAAGATGCCCACGTTCTACAAGGACTTCCCGACCGACGTGTCCCCGCTCACCCGCCAGCACCGCCACGACCCGCGGCTCGCCGAACGCTGGGACCTGGTCGCCTTCGGTACCGAACTTGGCACCGCCTACTCGGAGTTGACCGACCCGGTGGAGCAGCGGCGCAGGCTCACCGCGCAGTCCCTGCTCGCGGCGGGGGGAGACCCGGAGGCCATGGAGCTCGACGAGGACTTCCTCGACGCGCTGGAGTACGCGATGCCGCCGACCGGCGGGCTGGGCATCGGCGTCGACCGGCTCGTCATGTTCCTCACCGGGCTGACCATCCGCGAGACACTGCCCTTCCCGCTGGTCCGCCGCAACTGA
- a CDS encoding polysaccharide deacetylase family protein, translating to MRKDQMLPARRSVLGIAACLGAAATTGLLFTERATVPGRTTTPRPAAGPIPAAGPAAAAGPPLKATTYRLQPMTTHAPPNLRRTMPPVRRRPFLKVSEAGRDMVLTFDDGPDPRYTPDILGTLREYGVRAMFFVCGEMATANRDLLREMAGDGHVVGNHSWSHPLIPRLPPSAIRAELGRTSEVVEETLGAAPLWYRAPFGAWNRHSFEIGAEFGMEPLAWTLDTLDWTEPGTGTIVRRVMDGAGPGVIVLSHDAGGDRSQSVSALRRYLPELLDAGYRITLPPR from the coding sequence ATGAGAAAGGATCAGATGCTGCCCGCGCGTCGGTCGGTGCTCGGCATCGCGGCATGCCTCGGCGCAGCCGCCACCACCGGGCTGCTCTTCACCGAGCGCGCGACGGTCCCGGGCCGGACCACCACTCCGCGTCCGGCCGCAGGTCCGATCCCGGCCGCGGGCCCGGCGGCTGCCGCGGGCCCGCCGCTGAAGGCGACCACCTACCGGCTCCAGCCGATGACCACGCACGCACCGCCGAATCTTCGCCGGACCATGCCGCCGGTGCGCCGACGGCCGTTTCTCAAGGTGTCGGAGGCGGGCCGCGACATGGTTCTCACCTTCGACGACGGGCCCGATCCCCGCTACACCCCCGACATCCTCGGCACGCTGCGCGAGTACGGCGTGCGGGCGATGTTCTTCGTCTGTGGCGAAATGGCCACCGCCAACCGTGACCTGTTGCGCGAGATGGCCGGTGACGGCCATGTGGTGGGTAATCACTCCTGGTCGCACCCGCTGATCCCCAGGCTCCCGCCGTCCGCGATCCGCGCCGAACTGGGCCGTACGAGCGAGGTGGTCGAGGAGACGCTCGGTGCCGCGCCACTCTGGTACCGGGCCCCCTTCGGGGCCTGGAACAGGCACTCCTTCGAGATCGGCGCGGAGTTCGGCATGGAGCCCCTCGCCTGGACCCTCGACACGCTCGACTGGACGGAGCCCGGCACAGGGACCATCGTCCGCCGGGTGATGGACGGCGCGGGGCCCGGAGTCATCGTCCTCTCGCACGACGCGGGCGGCGACCGCTCGCAGAGCGTCTCGGCGCTGCGCAGATATCTGCCCGAGCTGCTGGACGCCGGATACCGCATCACCCTGCCGCCGCGATGA
- a CDS encoding class F sortase gives MGQHYGGSVSRIRSPWGALALVLLSGIALIKNGVDVPLGPPQPAAAAALAGRAQGETFLPVPLEPLAYAPAERVRIPSIDVDAPVMHVGLDQDGWIDAPPPQDPNVAGWYQNGIAPGQRGTAVVVGHVDNLSGPAVFYGLGSIRRGARIEVSRFDRKTAVFEVYGVEVFSKYNFPGPRVYGDTGQAELRVITCGGGYSKAGGYDGNVVVFARMVKTH, from the coding sequence ATGGGCCAGCACTACGGCGGCTCGGTGTCAAGGATCCGCTCACCCTGGGGCGCACTGGCTCTCGTCCTGCTCAGCGGGATCGCCCTGATAAAGAATGGCGTGGACGTGCCCCTGGGACCGCCGCAGCCTGCCGCCGCAGCCGCGCTGGCCGGCCGCGCCCAGGGCGAGACGTTCCTCCCCGTCCCCCTCGAGCCGCTCGCGTACGCCCCCGCGGAACGCGTGAGAATCCCGTCGATCGACGTGGACGCTCCGGTCATGCATGTAGGCCTGGACCAGGACGGCTGGATCGACGCCCCGCCGCCACAGGACCCCAATGTTGCGGGCTGGTACCAGAACGGCATCGCCCCCGGCCAGCGGGGCACGGCGGTCGTCGTCGGCCATGTCGACAACCTGTCGGGGCCGGCCGTCTTCTACGGCCTCGGCTCGATCCGGAGGGGCGCGCGGATCGAGGTGAGCCGCTTCGACCGCAAGACCGCGGTCTTCGAGGTGTACGGCGTCGAGGTCTTCTCCAAGTACAACTTCCCCGGGCCCCGCGTGTACGGCGACACCGGACAGGCGGAGCTGCGCGTGATCACATGCGGCGGTGGCTACTCGAAGGCAGGGGGCTACGACGGGAACGTCGTGGTCTTCGCGCGCATGGTCAAGACCCACTGA
- a CDS encoding MarR family winged helix-turn-helix transcriptional regulator, with protein MSSPATEPGPGPELLGTRLRHLLGLLEADVTAVYSDLGLDGFRPRYAPSVRTLAADGPRSIQDLAHTIGVTHSAASQTVSQLVREGLATIGPGKDARRRIVRLTPKAEALLPALEAEWAATTAAAATFEAELPFPLSELIGEALEALHRRPMRQRIADAAPGLIHPPGCRPDTSSCPPHGG; from the coding sequence ATGAGCTCCCCCGCCACCGAGCCCGGCCCCGGCCCCGAACTGCTCGGCACTCGGCTGCGCCACCTGCTCGGCCTCCTGGAGGCCGATGTCACCGCGGTCTACTCCGACCTCGGACTGGACGGTTTCCGCCCGCGGTACGCCCCGTCCGTACGTACGCTGGCCGCCGACGGCCCCCGCTCCATCCAGGACCTGGCACACACGATCGGCGTGACGCACTCGGCGGCGAGCCAGACGGTCTCCCAGCTGGTCAGGGAAGGGCTGGCCACCATCGGTCCCGGGAAGGACGCACGGCGGCGCATCGTTCGTCTGACCCCCAAGGCCGAGGCTCTGCTGCCCGCACTGGAGGCCGAGTGGGCGGCCACCACCGCGGCAGCGGCCACCTTCGAGGCCGAGCTGCCGTTCCCCTTGAGCGAGCTGATCGGCGAAGCCCTGGAAGCGCTGCACCGGCGGCCGATGCGGCAGCGGATCGCCGACGCGGCCCCTGGCCTCATCCACCCGCCGGGCTGCCGCCCCGACACGTCATCGTGTCCGCCACATGGGGGATAA
- the pip gene encoding prolyl aminopeptidase, producing MPELYPPIEPYEQGMLDVGDGNLVYWEVCGNPEGKPALYVHGGPGSGCTTRARQYFDPDRYRVVLFDQRGCGRSTPHAADPAFGMHHNTTGHLLADMEQLRHQLGIERWLLCGGSWGSTLLLAYAELHPHRVSEIVIDGVTTTRRSEIDWLYRGVGRFFPEQWERFRSGVPEADRAGDLVASYARLMTDPDPAVRERAATEWCRWEDAVLSLEPHGGPTPYSGRPSAGRIALVRIASHYFAHGAWLEEGALLRGAGGLKGIPGVLLHGRLDMSSPLDTAWELSRAWPEAELVVIGDAGHKGSKTVRARVRGALDRFASTLPE from the coding sequence GTGCCTGAGCTGTATCCGCCGATCGAGCCGTACGAGCAGGGGATGCTCGATGTGGGCGACGGCAACCTCGTGTACTGGGAGGTCTGCGGCAATCCCGAGGGCAAGCCCGCGCTGTACGTCCACGGAGGGCCAGGGTCCGGCTGCACCACGCGCGCACGCCAGTACTTCGACCCGGACCGCTACCGCGTCGTCCTGTTCGACCAGCGCGGCTGCGGGCGCAGCACTCCGCATGCCGCCGACCCCGCGTTCGGCATGCACCACAACACCACCGGCCACCTGCTCGCCGACATGGAACAGCTGCGGCACCAACTCGGCATCGAGCGCTGGCTGCTGTGCGGCGGCTCCTGGGGGTCGACGCTGCTCCTCGCCTACGCCGAACTGCACCCGCACCGGGTGTCGGAGATCGTGATCGACGGAGTCACGACAACCCGGCGCTCGGAGATCGACTGGCTCTACCGGGGGGTGGGGCGGTTCTTCCCCGAACAGTGGGAGCGGTTCAGGTCCGGCGTCCCCGAGGCCGACCGCGCCGGCGATCTGGTCGCCTCGTACGCCCGCCTGATGACGGACCCGGACCCGGCGGTACGGGAGAGGGCCGCCACGGAATGGTGCCGCTGGGAGGATGCGGTGCTGTCGCTGGAACCCCATGGCGGGCCCACCCCCTACAGCGGCCGTCCTTCGGCCGGGCGCATCGCGCTCGTACGGATTGCCTCCCACTACTTCGCGCACGGCGCCTGGCTGGAGGAGGGCGCCCTGCTGCGCGGCGCCGGAGGTCTGAAGGGAATCCCGGGGGTGCTCCTCCACGGCCGCCTGGACATGAGCTCTCCGCTCGACACCGCCTGGGAATTGAGCCGCGCCTGGCCCGAGGCGGAACTCGTGGTCATCGGCGATGCGGGACACAAGGGCAGCAAGACGGTGAGAGCGCGGGTGCGCGGCGCACTGGACCGCTTCGCATCAACGCTCCCCGAGTGA
- a CDS encoding SCO0930 family lipoprotein encodes MNTWRNASLAVTAAAVLALTTACGQDKGNETPNGQAVGAANPAQPGGYGSDSGYGGAGAGAGAQGAAAKPGGQLAVWDSKDLGKVLTDSAGLTLYRFDKDTDSPPKSNCEGDCAKAWPVVAAGGVTAAPGVDTSLLGEVTRADGTKQLTIAGWPMYRYAKDTKAGDAKGQGVGGTWFASAPDGKKAAPGGAGAGEEAGEEGGADLAGLSTRNDPKLGEIVIDKNGMTVYRFMKDSAWPMKTACTGDCLKKWPVVEPVGKNDTEGILKKGFVTFDRPDGIKQQTIDCWPIYTFAGDSKPGDTNGQGVGGTWYAVSPEGKPVGAPK; translated from the coding sequence ATGAACACCTGGCGGAACGCCTCGCTCGCGGTGACTGCGGCGGCCGTACTCGCGCTGACGACGGCGTGCGGTCAGGACAAGGGGAACGAGACCCCCAATGGCCAGGCGGTCGGAGCGGCCAACCCGGCGCAGCCCGGCGGTTACGGCTCGGACAGCGGTTACGGCGGCGCGGGCGCCGGTGCCGGCGCCCAGGGAGCTGCGGCGAAGCCCGGCGGTCAACTGGCCGTCTGGGACAGCAAGGATCTCGGCAAGGTCCTCACCGACAGCGCCGGCCTCACTCTCTACCGGTTCGACAAGGACACGGACAGTCCGCCGAAGTCGAATTGCGAAGGCGACTGCGCGAAGGCCTGGCCGGTTGTCGCCGCAGGCGGCGTCACCGCCGCACCCGGTGTCGACACCTCCCTGCTCGGCGAGGTCACCCGGGCGGACGGCACCAAGCAGCTCACCATCGCGGGCTGGCCCATGTACCGCTACGCCAAGGACACCAAGGCGGGTGACGCGAAGGGCCAGGGCGTCGGCGGGACCTGGTTCGCGTCGGCCCCCGACGGCAAGAAGGCGGCGCCGGGCGGCGCGGGCGCCGGCGAGGAAGCGGGCGAGGAGGGCGGTGCCGACCTGGCCGGCCTCTCCACCCGCAACGACCCCAAGCTCGGCGAGATCGTCATCGACAAGAACGGCATGACGGTCTACCGCTTCATGAAGGACTCCGCCTGGCCCATGAAGACGGCCTGCACCGGCGACTGCCTCAAGAAGTGGCCGGTTGTCGAGCCCGTCGGGAAGAACGACACCGAGGGAATCCTCAAGAAGGGCTTCGTGACCTTCGACCGTCCCGACGGAATCAAGCAGCAGACGATCGACTGCTGGCCCATCTACACCTTCGCGGGCGACTCCAAGCCCGGTGACACCAACGGCCAGGGCGTGGGCGGCACTTGGTATGCCGTCTCGCCCGAGGGCAAGCCGGTCGGAGCGCCCAAGTAG
- a CDS encoding SAM-dependent methyltransferase, producing MERPAWAPQGIDISVPSVARIYDYYLGGSHNFEVDREAARRAMEFMPGLPKIMQANRAFMRRAVNYAVGQGISQFLDIGSGIPAFGNVHEVARRASPDARVVYVDHDPVAVAHSQAVLEGDEQSAVVAADLRKPRQILDSPEVTALLDLEQPVALLLVAVLHFIEDQDDPYSAVAELRDALAPGSLLILTHASYEGIPLPKEQAGGAVGIYQNIRNPLVMRSRAEIARFFEGYGTIEPGLVSMPLWRPDAPAKEEDPYAFSGFAGVGRKA from the coding sequence ATGGAGCGTCCCGCCTGGGCCCCGCAGGGCATCGACATATCGGTGCCGAGCGTGGCCCGTATTTACGACTACTACCTGGGCGGCTCGCACAATTTCGAAGTCGACCGGGAAGCGGCCCGCCGCGCCATGGAGTTCATGCCGGGCCTCCCCAAGATCATGCAGGCGAACCGGGCGTTCATGCGCCGAGCCGTGAACTACGCGGTGGGGCAGGGCATCTCCCAGTTCCTCGACATCGGCTCCGGCATTCCGGCCTTCGGAAATGTGCATGAAGTGGCACGCAGGGCAAGCCCCGACGCCCGCGTGGTCTATGTCGACCACGACCCGGTGGCCGTCGCACACAGCCAGGCCGTACTGGAGGGTGACGAGCAGTCAGCCGTCGTCGCCGCCGATCTGCGCAAGCCGCGGCAGATCCTCGACAGTCCCGAAGTCACCGCGCTGCTCGACCTGGAACAGCCGGTGGCGCTGCTCCTGGTCGCCGTACTCCACTTCATCGAGGACCAGGACGACCCGTACAGTGCCGTCGCCGAGTTGCGCGACGCTCTCGCGCCCGGCAGCCTGCTCATCCTCACTCACGCCTCGTACGAGGGCATTCCCCTCCCCAAGGAGCAGGCGGGCGGCGCGGTCGGCATCTACCAGAACATCCGAAACCCCCTGGTCATGCGTTCACGCGCGGAGATCGCGCGGTTCTTCGAGGGGTACGGGACGATCGAGCCCGGGCTGGTGTCCATGCCGCTCTGGCGGCCCGACGCCCCCGCCAAGGAGGAGGACCCATACGCCTTCTCGGGCTTCGCCGGGGTGGGGCGCAAGGCGTGA